GAATAATCAGACCAGAGCATTTAAAGCACGGAGCTATAGTATGTGACATGTCAAGGCCTAGAAATGTAAGTGAGGATGTAGAATTTCTTAGACCAGATGTACTAGTCATAGAAGGTGGAGTCATAGAATTACCTGGCAAGCCTTCATTAGGTATCAATATTGGATTAGAGGAAGGGCATGGATTTGCCTGCATGGCTGAGACTATGATGCTAGCTCTAGAAAAGCATTATGAACATACAAGTATAGGGGCTTCGGGAATATCTATAGAAAATATTCTGCTAACTAGAGAACTAGGAAAGAAGCATGGGTTTAAATCGCAGTAAATCAATGTTCTTATCCCTTTAGTCATCTCTGCTGTCAAATACAAGTAAGACTTTCGCTAATAGTCATCTGCCAATAAGATAACCTTGCCAGTTGCTTAGACTTTTTCAATGGTCCCAAAGTATACCTATATGTTAAAATGAAATAAAGCTGTATAATGTGATTATAAAGGAGAGATATAATGCGAATACTTCATACTGCAGATTGGCATATAGGTAAGCAGCTTAATAGTACAAGCTTAATAGAAGATCAGGAGTACATATTGAAAAAAATAATAGAAATAGCTAAGGAAGAGAGACCGGATGTATTAGTTGTAGCTGGAGATATATATGATAGGTCCATACCACCAGTAGAGGCTGTCGAATTGTTGGACAAGACCTTTAACAAGATATTGCTAGAATTAAATATTCCCATAATAGCCATAGCAGGAAATCATGACAATGGAGACAGAATAAGCTTCGCCAGTGGAATATTAAAAAATAATAGGTTATTTATAGAAGGAAGATTAAAATCTACAGTAGATAAAATAGTACTAGAGGATGAATACGGACCAGTTAATTTTTATGTAATACCCTATGCAGATCCAGCATACGTACGAGACCTATATGGAGATAGGGATATTAGAACCTATAATGACGCTATGAAGTCAATTATGAAGGGCATTAATTATGATATGAATTTAGAACAGAGGAATATAGCTATAACTCACGGCTTTATAACGGGCATTGAAGAACCTCAAACCTGTGAATCCGAAAGAATACTATATGTAGGTGGAACAGATTATATAAGCTATGAGCATTTCAAACAGTTTAACTATACTGCACTAGGACATTTACATAGACAGCAAAGAGCAGGCGATGAAAGGATAAGATACTCAGGCTCACCTTTAAAGTACTCATTTTCAGAAGAAAAACATACTAAAGGAATTAAATTAATAGATATAGATAGTTGTGGAAACGCAAATATTAGATTTAAGGAGCTTAGACCTTTAAGAGACTTGAGAATAATCAGGGGCGACTTAGATGAACTACTAGCTCCAGGTACCTATAGGGGAACTAATACAGAGGATTATATTCATGCAGTTTTAACTGATGAAGGGGAGTTAATAGACCCTATAGGCAAATTAAGAGCAGTCTATCCTAATATTCTATCAATGGAAAGAGAAACTACTATTAATAGAGATAAAGATTCTAGAACTTCAGCTGGTGAGGGATTTAGGCATAAAACTAAACTAGACCTATTTAAAACTTTCTATGAAAGCATGACAGGAAGTGAATTTACTTCTGAAAAATCAAGGATTATAGAGAAGCTCATAGATGAAATGAATAAAGCAGGAAGGGGTGAATAAGATGAAGCCTATTAAGTTAACAATGTCTGCCTTTGGTTCCTATGCAAAAATTGAGACTATAGACTTCACAAAATTCTATGATAAAAGTATATTCTTAATAACTGGACCTACAGGAGCAGGAAAGACCACTATATTTGACGGGATTTGCTATGCTTTATATGGTCAAGTAAGTAGCTCTGACAAGGACCAAAGCTATATTAGAAACGATATTGCAGATGATGATATACTAACATACGTTGAACTAGAATTTGAACTAAAGGGAAAGAGTTATTACATAAAAAGAAGTCCTGCGCAGCTTAGAAAAAAGGTTAGAGGAGAGGGCTATACGGAACAGGCAGCAGCAGTGGAGCTAAAGATAATTGGTGATGATAAGGTGCTTACCAGTGTATCTGAGGTAAACAGTAAAATAATAGAAATAGTTGGATTAGAATATGACCAGTTTAGGCAAATCATCATGATACCTCAAGGAGAGTTTAGGCAGCTAATAACTGCTAAAAGTAAAGAGAGAGAAGAGATACTGAGAAGAATTTTTGGTACAAATGAATATAGAAAACTCCAAGATAATCTAGACAAAATGGCAAAGGGCTTACGTGAAGAGATTCTTAAACTAGAAGAGGGATTAAAGACTAATATTAAAAATATTAATACTGGAAGTAATGAAAACCTAAAAAATCTTTTAAATAAAGATATTCTAAATACTGAGGAAATAAAGCTAGAGTTAAGTAACCAATTAGAAGTAGATAAAAAAGAAATTAGAGAACTAGACAATGTAATAAATAAGCTAGAAGAAGAATCTAAAAAGCTTCAGCAGAGAATTACAGAAGGAATGCATGTAAATGATAAGCTACAGA
The Proteiniborus sp. DW1 DNA segment above includes these coding regions:
- a CDS encoding exonuclease SbcCD subunit D, translated to MRILHTADWHIGKQLNSTSLIEDQEYILKKIIEIAKEERPDVLVVAGDIYDRSIPPVEAVELLDKTFNKILLELNIPIIAIAGNHDNGDRISFASGILKNNRLFIEGRLKSTVDKIVLEDEYGPVNFYVIPYADPAYVRDLYGDRDIRTYNDAMKSIMKGINYDMNLEQRNIAITHGFITGIEEPQTCESERILYVGGTDYISYEHFKQFNYTALGHLHRQQRAGDERIRYSGSPLKYSFSEEKHTKGIKLIDIDSCGNANIRFKELRPLRDLRIIRGDLDELLAPGTYRGTNTEDYIHAVLTDEGELIDPIGKLRAVYPNILSMERETTINRDKDSRTSAGEGFRHKTKLDLFKTFYESMTGSEFTSEKSRIIEKLIDEMNKAGRGE